The Rhodocytophaga rosea genome has a segment encoding these proteins:
- a CDS encoding Gfo/Idh/MocA family protein — protein MTIKNSRRNFLQKITVSALALPLLPSYTPENLYTEPYQGSALRVAIMGLGSYGTRVAEAMQSSKMAKLTGVISGTPSKIKEWQGKYKIAEKNCYNYENFDQIKNNPDIDAVYIITPNALHHPQTLRVAKAGKHVICEKPMAINAQQGKEMVDACKKANVHLLVGYRMHFEPKTLEIIRMRKEGELGKVLFFQGLSGFTIGDPSQWRLNKQLSGGGAMMDIGIYSINGARYMLGEEPIWVTAQETKTDRAKFKEGVDETIQFQLGFPSGAMASCLSTYTMNNLDRFFLNGYKGFAELQPATGYGPILGRTHKGELTQPHITHQTLQMDEMAAIILQGKKPVVPVDGAEGVKDLSIIDAIYQAVKTGKKIDLKV, from the coding sequence ATGACTATTAAGAATTCCCGCCGTAATTTCTTACAGAAAATTACTGTTTCAGCCCTCGCTTTGCCTTTGTTACCTTCCTATACTCCGGAAAATTTATATACTGAACCTTATCAGGGATCTGCGCTACGGGTAGCCATTATGGGCCTTGGAAGTTATGGAACAAGGGTTGCCGAAGCCATGCAGTCTTCTAAAATGGCCAAACTAACCGGAGTGATCAGTGGCACACCCTCTAAAATCAAAGAATGGCAAGGCAAATATAAAATTGCCGAAAAGAACTGTTACAACTACGAGAATTTTGACCAGATAAAAAATAACCCTGACATTGATGCCGTATATATTATCACCCCCAATGCCCTCCACCACCCACAGACCTTGCGGGTAGCTAAAGCCGGCAAACATGTGATCTGCGAAAAACCAATGGCAATAAATGCGCAACAAGGAAAAGAAATGGTGGATGCCTGCAAAAAAGCCAACGTACATTTACTGGTAGGCTACCGGATGCATTTTGAACCTAAAACGCTAGAGATCATCCGTATGCGGAAAGAAGGTGAATTAGGAAAAGTGTTATTCTTCCAGGGGCTTTCCGGTTTCACAATAGGTGATCCCAGCCAGTGGCGGTTAAACAAGCAACTATCAGGTGGGGGAGCCATGATGGATATTGGCATTTATTCCATTAATGGAGCCCGTTATATGCTAGGAGAAGAACCAATTTGGGTAACTGCGCAGGAAACCAAAACGGATCGGGCTAAATTCAAAGAAGGCGTTGACGAAACCATTCAGTTTCAACTGGGCTTCCCCAGTGGAGCAATGGCCTCCTGTTTGTCTACCTACACCATGAACAACCTGGATCGATTTTTCCTGAATGGCTACAAAGGATTTGCCGAACTGCAACCTGCTACCGGTTATGGACCCATCCTGGGCCGCACCCATAAAGGAGAATTAACCCAGCCACACATCACTCACCAGACCCTGCAAATGGATGAGATGGCAGCCATCATTCTGCAAGGGAAAAAACCGGTGGTTCCCGTAGACGGAGCAGAAGGAGTGAAAGACTTATCAATTATTGATGCCATTTACCAGGCTGTCAAGACTGGTAAAAAGATAGACCTGAAGGTATAA
- a CDS encoding SDR family oxidoreductase produces MSLASVVAPPVFAASQAQQPSPLDVQALTDPTTLYPKPPFKSQSQPWPGLASKMDPVPDHGEKSYKGSGRLMGRKALITGGDSGMGRAAAIAYAREGADVAINYMPDEEPDAREVIALIKAAGRKAIAIPGDIREEAFCQRLVAEAVKGLGGLDILVSNAARQQAKQSILDISTEEFDATIKTNIYAPFWIIKAALPHLKPGAVIIGTTSEQATDPSADLYDYAQTKAATTNYVRSLAKQLAPKGIRVNGVAPGPIWTPLQVSGGATQEKLKGFGGDTPLGRPGQPVELASIYVQLAASDASYAIGQIYGATGGGGQP; encoded by the coding sequence ATGAGTTTAGCCTCCGTAGTGGCCCCACCAGTGTTTGCAGCCTCACAAGCTCAGCAACCATCCCCATTAGATGTGCAAGCTCTCACAGATCCTACCACTTTGTACCCAAAACCACCCTTCAAAAGTCAATCTCAACCCTGGCCCGGGCTTGCCTCCAAAATGGACCCTGTGCCCGATCATGGCGAGAAAAGCTACAAAGGCTCCGGCCGGTTGATGGGACGTAAGGCTTTGATCACCGGAGGGGATTCCGGAATGGGACGTGCGGCTGCCATTGCTTATGCACGGGAAGGAGCGGATGTAGCTATTAATTATATGCCGGATGAGGAGCCGGATGCCCGTGAAGTGATTGCCCTGATAAAGGCAGCCGGACGAAAGGCCATTGCCATTCCTGGAGATATCCGGGAAGAAGCTTTTTGTCAAAGACTAGTAGCAGAAGCCGTTAAGGGGCTGGGAGGCCTAGATATTTTGGTGAGTAATGCGGCAAGACAGCAAGCTAAGCAGTCTATTCTTGATATTTCCACCGAAGAATTTGATGCAACAATAAAAACCAATATTTATGCTCCCTTTTGGATCATTAAAGCAGCCCTTCCCCACCTAAAGCCAGGGGCAGTTATCATTGGTACTACTTCTGAGCAAGCCACTGATCCCTCTGCCGATCTATACGACTATGCCCAAACCAAAGCGGCTACCACGAATTATGTCAGATCCCTTGCCAAACAGCTAGCCCCAAAAGGGATTCGCGTCAATGGAGTAGCCCCTGGACCCATCTGGACTCCTTTGCAAGTGAGCGGGGGAGCCACACAGGAAAAACTCAAAGGCTTTGGAGGGGATACTCCACTAGGCAGGCCTGGTCAGCCGGTAGAACTAGCTTCCATTTATGTACAACTTGCCGCCAGTGATGCAAGCTATGCCATAGGGCAAATCTATGGAGCTACCGGCGGCGGCGGTCAACCTTAA
- a CDS encoding IS5 family transposase, with protein MQERFFELTDCEWEIIKEVVDNQRKIKHDKRVILNAILWLLTTGSQWRNMESKYPPWQTIYYHYRQWKKRGIIEELLAFLAIRERKKAGRQALPSVLAIDSQSVKIVQFTSQDKGIDGNKKVNGRKRHLAVDCLGIPWAVHVTAAHVSDTTAGYELAAKLKGKSCRLHTLKADNGYKDTFVEKIERDYGWKVEIVQKPESVKGFVPAGGRWVVERSYGWLNFKRRLSRDFEKSTESSEAMLQLAFIDTLLKRKPV; from the coding sequence ATGCAAGAAAGATTCTTCGAACTCACTGATTGTGAGTGGGAAATTATCAAGGAAGTAGTAGATAACCAAAGAAAAATCAAACATGACAAACGTGTTATTCTTAATGCTATTCTATGGCTACTTACTACAGGTAGTCAATGGCGCAACATGGAAAGTAAATACCCACCCTGGCAAACCATTTATTACCATTACAGGCAGTGGAAGAAGCGAGGCATCATCGAAGAGCTGTTGGCTTTTTTAGCAATCAGAGAAAGAAAAAAAGCAGGCCGACAAGCCTTGCCAAGCGTGTTAGCTATTGATAGTCAAAGTGTAAAGATTGTACAGTTTACTTCCCAAGACAAGGGCATAGATGGCAACAAAAAGGTGAATGGCAGAAAAAGACATCTAGCAGTGGATTGTTTAGGTATTCCTTGGGCTGTGCATGTAACAGCCGCCCATGTGTCAGACACTACAGCCGGTTATGAGTTAGCAGCTAAGCTGAAGGGTAAGTCTTGCCGCCTACATACACTAAAAGCAGATAATGGCTACAAAGATACCTTTGTAGAAAAGATAGAAAGAGACTATGGATGGAAGGTAGAAATTGTACAAAAGCCTGAAAGCGTAAAGGGCTTTGTGCCGGCAGGAGGCCGTTGGGTGGTAGAACGCAGTTACGGATGGCTCAATTTTAAGCGTAGATTGAGCCGTGACTTTGAGAAAAGCACAGAAAGTTCGGAAGCTATGCTACAATTAGCCTTTATTGACACACTGCTTAAAAGAAAACCAGTATAA
- a CDS encoding alpha/beta fold hydrolase, with product MSKIQVKDGTEIYYKDWGSGQPIVFHHGWPLSGDDWDAQMMFFLKEGFRVIAHDRRGHGRSSQTPDGHDMDTYAADVAELTQALDLKNAIHIGHSTGGGEVIRYVAKHGQGRVAKAVLISAVTPLMLQTQANPEGIPLSVFDEIREGTATRRPQYFQDFTLPFYGYNREGAKVSQGIRDNWWRQGMMGAIKAHYDCIKVFSETDFTQDLKNVDIPVLVMHGEDDQIVPFELTAVKAVKLLKNGKLVSYPGFPHGMPTTEAATINKDLLSFIKS from the coding sequence ATGAGCAAGATTCAAGTTAAAGATGGTACGGAGATTTACTACAAAGATTGGGGAAGCGGCCAACCCATTGTTTTCCATCACGGTTGGCCACTATCAGGCGATGACTGGGATGCACAAATGATGTTCTTCCTCAAGGAAGGTTTCAGAGTTATTGCTCATGATCGAAGAGGACATGGCAGATCTAGCCAAACCCCTGATGGGCATGATATGGATACCTATGCAGCCGATGTAGCTGAGCTTACTCAAGCCCTTGATTTAAAGAATGCCATACACATTGGTCATTCAACCGGTGGAGGAGAAGTGATTCGCTATGTAGCTAAGCATGGACAAGGCCGGGTAGCCAAAGCCGTGCTGATCAGTGCTGTAACTCCTCTTATGCTGCAAACTCAAGCTAATCCTGAAGGGATTCCTCTGTCTGTATTCGATGAAATAAGGGAAGGTACAGCTACCAGGAGGCCACAATATTTTCAAGATTTTACCTTGCCGTTTTATGGATATAACCGTGAAGGGGCAAAGGTATCCCAAGGGATACGCGATAATTGGTGGAGGCAGGGAATGATGGGGGCTATAAAAGCTCATTACGATTGTATCAAGGTTTTTTCAGAAACAGATTTTACACAAGATCTTAAAAATGTAGATATACCTGTACTAGTGATGCATGGAGAAGATGACCAAATCGTTCCCTTTGAGCTTACAGCTGTAAAGGCTGTCAAACTGTTAAAAAATGGCAAACTTGTTTCTTATCCAGGTTTTCCTCATGGTATGCCCACCACAGAAGCGGCAACAATAAATAAGGATCTGTTGTCTTTTATCAAATCTTAA
- a CDS encoding neutral/alkaline non-lysosomal ceramidase N-terminal domain-containing protein, with the protein MKTLISLPVIFLFFSLTYLHAEALDELQGGHAGWKAGVARVVITPQQSMWMAGYANRDHSSEGTLHELWAKALVLEDAGGKRAVLVTADLLGIPKELSHHIRNQLESKYQLSRAQVILNSSHTHSGPVLQGALLDIYPWTHCSRRKLNNTPVSWLTR; encoded by the coding sequence ATGAAGACATTAATTTCACTTCCAGTCATATTTCTCTTTTTCAGCTTGACCTATCTTCATGCGGAGGCACTCGATGAGCTGCAAGGAGGTCATGCTGGATGGAAAGCGGGGGTAGCCCGGGTAGTAATTACACCTCAACAATCGATGTGGATGGCAGGCTATGCAAACCGCGACCATTCTTCTGAAGGTACCTTACATGAGTTGTGGGCAAAAGCTTTAGTACTAGAAGATGCAGGTGGTAAACGGGCTGTATTGGTTACCGCAGATTTACTGGGAATTCCCAAGGAATTATCCCACCACATCCGCAACCAGTTAGAAAGTAAGTATCAGTTATCCAGGGCGCAGGTTATACTCAATAGTTCACATACGCACTCTGGCCCGGTGTTACAGGGTGCGCTGCTAGACATATATCCCTGGACGCATTGCAGCAGAAGAAAATTGAACAATACTCCAGTAAGCTGGCTGACCAGATAG
- a CDS encoding alpha/beta hydrolase, translated as MNKHVLFIFGGGGKEDYAADATLVASLQEGLGEAYLVHYPFLPHEQTKDFGRKKQIGRHISYIKGEIMLVGHSLGASMLLKYLSETRIRKRIAGLFLISTPFWRGQEDWKQGFILHKDFADKLPKHVPLFLDHSKDDKEVAFDHPELYAKCLPKARVRAIRKGGHQFNNDLSMLAKTLNPYENHSLCH; from the coding sequence ATGAACAAGCATGTGCTTTTTATATTTGGGGGAGGAGGTAAAGAAGATTATGCCGCTGATGCGACACTGGTTGCTTCTTTGCAAGAGGGCTTAGGAGAAGCCTATCTGGTGCATTACCCGTTTTTGCCCCATGAACAAACAAAAGATTTTGGGCGGAAAAAGCAAATCGGCAGGCACATTTCCTACATTAAAGGCGAAATTATGTTGGTGGGACACTCGCTGGGCGCTTCTATGCTGTTGAAATACCTGTCGGAGACCAGGATACGAAAAAGGATAGCAGGCCTTTTTCTGATTTCTACTCCTTTCTGGCGTGGGCAGGAAGACTGGAAGCAAGGCTTTATCCTGCACAAGGATTTTGCGGATAAGTTACCCAAACATGTTCCCCTTTTCCTCGATCATAGCAAGGATGACAAGGAGGTAGCTTTTGATCATCCTGAGCTGTATGCAAAATGTCTTCCTAAGGCAAGGGTGCGTGCAATACGTAAAGGTGGCCATCAATTCAACAACGATCTATCAATGCTAGCCAAGACATTGAATCCCTATGAAAATCACAGCCTATGCCATTAA
- a CDS encoding helix-turn-helix domain-containing protein has translation MLLKGFLPSPLLREYLENIGIVHLVFPPNEPVPVKAYTPKTGDSIEFFLRDPEYVVYPGEHKKTKRPQVFIHGQHTFVTHRYVGREFLYLNIKFQPGVLYRLTGIPSYQLTNTYIDAEAVFSSEIRQLTEQLKNAESYAEMIERAESFVWRLVRRSQKDAHGIDRAAQFLLQHTNPVSMDWLANQSCLSQRQFERKFRERMGIPASLLARISRFDKAFLMKKAHPKKDWLSIALQCGYYDYQHLVRDYKVITGLTPPSFFGLDNQAPERLFGLHE, from the coding sequence ATGCTCCTGAAAGGTTTTTTGCCCAGCCCCCTTCTGCGGGAGTATCTGGAAAACATCGGTATTGTCCATCTGGTATTTCCTCCCAATGAACCTGTTCCGGTGAAAGCTTATACGCCCAAGACCGGCGACTCCATTGAATTTTTTCTCCGGGACCCCGAATATGTTGTATATCCGGGAGAACACAAAAAAACCAAAAGGCCACAGGTTTTCATCCATGGCCAACACACCTTCGTGACCCATCGGTATGTGGGACGGGAGTTTTTATACCTGAATATCAAGTTTCAACCTGGGGTTTTATACCGCTTAACCGGTATTCCCTCCTACCAGCTGACCAATACCTATATCGATGCCGAAGCTGTTTTTTCATCAGAGATAAGGCAACTGACGGAACAATTAAAAAATGCTGAATCGTATGCAGAAATGATTGAACGGGCCGAATCCTTCGTATGGAGGCTGGTCAGGCGATCCCAAAAGGATGCGCACGGCATTGACCGGGCGGCTCAATTTCTACTACAGCATACAAACCCTGTTTCGATGGATTGGCTGGCGAATCAATCCTGTTTGAGCCAGAGGCAATTTGAGCGCAAGTTCAGGGAGCGGATGGGCATACCTGCTTCCCTGCTGGCCAGGATTTCCCGCTTCGACAAAGCATTCCTGATGAAGAAGGCCCACCCCAAAAAGGACTGGCTGAGCATTGCCCTTCAGTGTGGTTATTACGACTATCAGCACTTAGTCCGTGATTATAAAGTTATTACCGGGCTTACTCCTCCCTCTTTTTTTGGGCTTGACAATCAGGCACCCGAACGACTTTTTGGCTTACACGAATAA
- a CDS encoding alpha/beta hydrolase — protein MKLIIILSFSFLLNPVLAQESRKGKVIVERFLAPSLQGNRGGEDPMRRLTIYLPPGYQEGARRYPVFCFLHGFLVNDSLMMVYNRFKELMDMAILSGKLHPMILVLPSSDTKFGGSYYTNSALTGNWADYIGKDVVNYIDQNYRTLANRNSRGLCGHSMGGYGALKIGMLFPDTFGAVYALSPATLNWAAEYSLTNPAFKGMDSFRNEYSAKQITDELPQGKREKFYIQLMADLARTYSPDEGKNFLSAAMPVTFVGDSMVVHKEILAKWEANFPVNMIDQHLSALKQLNALKIDWGRNEEFPHIPITCLQFSKKLEANGVKHFAEEYIGVI, from the coding sequence ATGAAACTAATAATTATCCTAAGCTTTTCCTTTTTGCTGAACCCAGTGCTGGCCCAAGAAAGCAGAAAGGGAAAAGTTATTGTAGAAAGATTTCTGGCACCATCTCTTCAGGGAAACCGGGGTGGTGAAGACCCCATGCGCCGGTTGACCATTTACCTGCCGCCCGGTTACCAGGAAGGAGCCCGGCGGTATCCCGTTTTCTGTTTTTTACATGGTTTTTTGGTCAATGATAGTTTAATGATGGTCTATAATCGGTTCAAGGAACTAATGGATATGGCCATTCTGAGTGGCAAGTTACACCCCATGATTTTAGTCTTGCCGAGTAGCGACACTAAGTTTGGCGGGAGTTATTATACCAATTCAGCGCTGACGGGAAACTGGGCCGATTACATTGGAAAAGACGTTGTCAACTACATCGATCAGAACTATCGTACCCTGGCTAATCGTAATAGTCGAGGCCTGTGCGGGCATTCCATGGGCGGCTATGGCGCCTTAAAAATAGGTATGCTGTTTCCCGATACCTTTGGTGCTGTGTATGCGCTCAGCCCAGCCACCCTGAACTGGGCTGCTGAATATAGCTTGACTAATCCTGCCTTTAAAGGGATGGATTCGTTCCGGAATGAATATAGCGCCAAACAAATAACAGATGAGTTACCCCAAGGGAAACGGGAGAAGTTCTATATCCAGCTAATGGCCGACCTGGCCCGAACCTATTCGCCCGACGAAGGCAAAAACTTTCTCTCAGCAGCTATGCCTGTTACGTTTGTTGGCGACAGTATGGTCGTCCATAAAGAGATCCTAGCCAAGTGGGAAGCTAATTTTCCAGTAAATATGATTGATCAGCATCTATCAGCCCTGAAACAATTAAATGCCTTAAAAATAGATTGGGGCCGGAACGAAGAATTTCCTCACATTCCAATCACTTGCCTTCAATTCAGTAAGAAATTAGAAGCAAATGGGGTAAAGCATTTTGCTGAAGAATACATAGGGGTCATATAA
- a CDS encoding DUF7133 domain-containing protein, with product MDRTEYADDHFTGASGATFYAGDAFPETFYGNIFTGDVAGNLVHRDIITRHDTSATFIASRDLAEKDREFLSSTDPWFRPCNFTVGPDGYLYVIDMYRQHIETPVSIPDDLKEDMDFKRGSEYGRIYRIVPKNDRSKRKAFTNMKKMETLELVENLSHPNQWWRLQAQRLLLERLDTSVVTSLKTMFRENKDPRTRLHAFFALEGLGALDATLVKQAMQDTHPGVREYGIILAERYPECLPLIIEKVDDHSARVALQASLSLGAFSARQAAPTLAKVLERYGQNPWFRMAVLSADAGSSLDLLELLLKQHSFFSRDTPEKVAFLEDFSYVIGSRNREGEVSRFLQLLAAEDQMKEKNWQFAGLKGLEKGLKKSENKLTADAHLKQVLQRLQADSTSEAKAAIETISK from the coding sequence CTGGATAGAACTGAATACGCAGATGATCATTTTACCGGGGCTTCCGGCGCAACTTTCTATGCGGGAGATGCTTTTCCTGAAACATTCTATGGCAACATTTTTACAGGAGATGTGGCTGGTAATCTAGTCCATAGAGACATTATTACGAGGCATGATACCAGCGCCACCTTTATTGCATCGCGTGATCTGGCAGAGAAAGACAGAGAGTTTTTGAGTTCCACTGACCCCTGGTTTCGTCCGTGCAATTTTACTGTAGGGCCCGATGGCTACTTATATGTAATCGATATGTATAGACAACATATTGAAACACCTGTGTCTATTCCGGATGATCTGAAGGAAGATATGGACTTCAAGAGAGGAAGTGAGTATGGAAGAATCTACCGTATTGTGCCAAAAAATGACAGATCGAAGAGGAAGGCGTTTACAAATATGAAGAAAATGGAGACACTAGAGTTGGTAGAGAATCTTTCTCATCCCAACCAATGGTGGCGCCTTCAGGCACAAAGACTTTTGCTGGAACGTCTGGATACATCTGTTGTTACTTCTTTAAAAACCATGTTTAGAGAAAATAAGGACCCAAGAACCCGTTTGCATGCTTTTTTTGCATTGGAAGGGCTAGGTGCGCTGGATGCCACCCTTGTTAAACAGGCCATGCAGGACACTCACCCTGGCGTACGGGAATATGGAATCATCCTGGCTGAGCGTTATCCGGAATGTTTGCCTTTAATTATAGAAAAAGTAGATGATCACTCAGCCAGGGTAGCCTTGCAGGCAAGTCTGAGTCTGGGAGCGTTTTCTGCTCGACAAGCAGCCCCAACCTTAGCAAAAGTTTTAGAGAGATACGGACAAAATCCATGGTTTAGAATGGCTGTATTAAGCGCTGATGCCGGATCTTCGCTTGACTTGCTGGAATTGCTATTGAAACAGCATTCATTTTTCAGCAGAGATACCCCAGAAAAAGTCGCCTTCCTGGAAGATTTTTCCTACGTAATTGGCTCCCGTAACCGGGAAGGGGAAGTCAGCCGCTTTTTACAATTATTAGCCGCTGAAGACCAAATGAAAGAAAAAAACTGGCAGTTTGCAGGTTTAAAAGGGTTGGAGAAAGGTTTGAAAAAATCTGAAAATAAACTTACAGCAGATGCCCATTTGAAACAGGTATTACAACGCTTGCAGGCTGATTCTACGAGCGAGGCTAAAGCAGCTATCGAAACTATCAGCAAATAA
- a CDS encoding NAD(P)-dependent alcohol dehydrogenase: MKITAYAIKNKGGKAQPFSYERNLVANEVLVRITHCGMAKGDIQGIEDEWGDTTFPLVPGHEIVGLIEETGRQVTTLEKGDRVGIGYQQEACFTCTYCREGNEQFCPDQKVIAVDCYGGLAEYIIVDSRFAFKLPSILDPAKSVPLLSSGLTVYTGIIRANLKKNSIVAVSGVGGLGELATQFLDKMGHKVFAFSHSPQKKELIHQLGARYIDSSTLDSQAELHRKFDFILSTVNANFQLDTYLKMLKPQGKLCLVAQTPDKLSMSAGLLYDYAQRTIYGNYTGSRQAMMDMLAFAAEHAIESRVEVIPFSQMNEAIERVKGGKVAMRVVLEQEK, translated from the coding sequence ATGAAAATCACAGCCTATGCCATTAAAAACAAGGGTGGGAAGGCCCAGCCCTTTTCCTATGAAAGAAATCTGGTTGCAAATGAGGTTTTAGTCAGAATCACGCATTGTGGTATGGCCAAAGGAGACATTCAGGGGATAGAAGATGAGTGGGGCGACACAACATTTCCCCTGGTGCCAGGTCACGAAATAGTTGGCCTCATTGAAGAAACAGGCCGGCAAGTCACTACTTTAGAAAAAGGAGATCGTGTGGGTATTGGCTATCAGCAAGAAGCTTGTTTTACCTGTACATATTGCAGGGAAGGAAACGAGCAGTTTTGCCCTGATCAGAAAGTGATTGCCGTTGATTGCTATGGAGGTTTAGCAGAATATATAATTGTTGATAGCAGATTTGCCTTTAAACTTCCCTCAATCCTTGACCCGGCAAAATCAGTTCCTTTGCTATCTTCAGGTCTTACGGTTTACACAGGAATCATAAGGGCAAACTTGAAAAAAAATTCTATAGTGGCTGTGTCAGGGGTAGGAGGGCTCGGGGAGTTAGCCACGCAATTTCTTGATAAAATGGGGCATAAGGTCTTCGCTTTTTCACATTCTCCGCAAAAAAAGGAGTTGATTCATCAGTTAGGAGCCCGGTATATAGATAGTTCAACTCTAGATAGTCAAGCAGAGCTGCATAGGAAATTTGACTTTATTCTCTCCACAGTAAATGCAAATTTTCAGCTGGACACCTATCTAAAAATGCTCAAACCACAAGGCAAGTTATGCCTGGTAGCCCAGACACCCGATAAGCTATCTATGAGTGCCGGACTCTTGTATGATTACGCGCAACGAACTATTTATGGCAATTATACGGGTAGTCGACAAGCTATGATGGATATGTTAGCTTTTGCAGCAGAACATGCGATTGAAAGCAGGGTGGAGGTGATTCCCTTCTCCCAAATGAACGAGGCCATAGAAAGGGTGAAGGGGGGAAAAGTTGCCATGAGAGTAGTATTAGAACAGGAAAAATAA